Proteins from one Shewanella pealeana ATCC 700345 genomic window:
- a CDS encoding bifunctional 2',3'-cyclic-nucleotide 2'-phosphodiesterase/3'-nucleotidase produces MKLSTKKLLLVSSIAAALVGCNSSSDDDNNVSDNTITVRLMETTDIHTNVMPYNYFVSEEVNETTLPEWGLARTSLVIEAARNEVENSMLFDNGDLIQGSPMGDYMASLGTDHVKENTHPVYKAMNELQYDAANLGNHEFNYGLDFLDESLKGSDFPYVSANVWKVDNSLEKVSNAAEECEVRITEEFYEEAEHKYQPYVILDREFKSSNGESYLVKVGVIGFTPPNIMGWDASLLKCNVMVSDIKKTAEHYVPKMKAEGADIIVAIPHSGLNDNDNEFAENATLHLAYVDDIDAIMFGHDHREFPNTTGEYGEIEGVDAELGLINGVPAVMPGFWGAKLGVIDLTLTTKDNGESWSVDHTKSTSKLRSLIPNSSNRIIEDLVADEHQGTIDYMSTSIASIDVNMNSFFPQVVPDLSIQVVNEAQLHQLMKWKEAGEFANAADDAIFLSVSAPFKSGRNGPQDFTNIQEGELTNASVADIYVFDNNTPAVLKMTGSDMKNWIEWVNSNAYNSLPLAAGERFLNESFPGYNFDVFFGGFSQAGEGLLKYTVNVENESKYIDINGFEYTETENKQIDSLTYNGVEIADDAEIYVITNNYRASNVKMPGVDKAVLVKEEAAFNNRELVQYYLEDSLADNQGDASLAFPNAEVFQLIAPNTDSVWFASATLDEAFRCVDSGITGLSTTKEEETKAGTEGFTKFHFNFDYNGEFNCAAKAK; encoded by the coding sequence ATGAAATTAAGTACTAAGAAGCTTCTGCTTGTTTCAAGCATCGCTGCTGCTTTAGTGGGTTGTAACAGCTCATCAGACGATGATAATAATGTTAGTGACAACACCATCACTGTACGTTTGATGGAAACAACAGACATCCACACCAACGTAATGCCGTACAACTACTTTGTCAGCGAAGAAGTCAACGAAACTACGTTACCTGAATGGGGCTTAGCGCGTACTTCTTTGGTTATCGAAGCTGCACGTAATGAAGTTGAAAATAGCATGCTATTTGATAACGGTGACTTAATCCAAGGTAGCCCAATGGGCGACTATATGGCGTCACTGGGTACTGATCACGTTAAAGAAAATACCCACCCTGTTTATAAAGCAATGAACGAATTGCAATACGACGCAGCTAACTTGGGTAACCATGAGTTTAACTACGGTTTAGATTTCCTAGACGAGTCTCTTAAAGGTTCAGACTTCCCTTATGTGAGCGCCAACGTATGGAAAGTTGATAACTCGCTAGAAAAAGTAAGTAATGCCGCAGAAGAGTGTGAAGTTCGTATTACTGAAGAGTTTTATGAGGAAGCTGAACATAAGTATCAGCCATACGTGATCTTAGATCGTGAATTTAAGAGCAGCAACGGTGAGTCTTACTTAGTTAAAGTCGGTGTTATCGGCTTTACCCCACCTAATATTATGGGTTGGGATGCATCATTACTAAAATGTAATGTCATGGTGTCTGACATCAAGAAAACTGCTGAACATTATGTTCCAAAGATGAAAGCTGAAGGCGCAGACATTATTGTTGCTATCCCTCACTCAGGTCTAAATGACAATGACAATGAGTTTGCTGAAAACGCAACACTGCACCTTGCCTATGTTGACGACATTGATGCCATCATGTTTGGCCACGATCACCGTGAATTCCCTAATACAACCGGAGAATACGGCGAAATCGAAGGCGTTGATGCCGAGCTTGGATTAATTAATGGTGTTCCAGCTGTTATGCCAGGTTTCTGGGGCGCTAAGCTAGGTGTTATTGACTTAACGCTAACAACTAAAGATAACGGCGAAAGCTGGAGCGTTGACCATACTAAGTCAACATCAAAACTACGCTCACTTATTCCTAATAGTTCAAATCGTATTATCGAAGATTTAGTCGCTGATGAGCACCAAGGCACGATTGATTACATGTCTACATCTATTGCTTCAATCGATGTGAACATGAACAGCTTCTTCCCACAAGTGGTACCTGATTTATCTATTCAAGTGGTTAACGAAGCGCAACTGCACCAGTTAATGAAGTGGAAAGAAGCTGGTGAATTTGCCAATGCTGCTGACGACGCTATCTTCTTGTCAGTTTCTGCACCATTCAAGTCTGGCCGTAACGGTCCACAAGACTTTACCAACATCCAAGAAGGCGAGCTAACTAACGCATCTGTTGCTGATATCTATGTATTTGATAACAATACGCCAGCAGTGTTAAAGATGACTGGTTCAGATATGAAGAACTGGATTGAGTGGGTTAACTCAAACGCATACAACAGCCTACCTTTAGCGGCTGGTGAGCGCTTCCTAAATGAATCATTCCCTGGCTATAACTTTGACGTATTCTTCGGTGGCTTCAGCCAAGCTGGTGAAGGCTTACTTAAGTACACAGTTAACGTTGAGAATGAGTCAAAGTACATCGACATTAACGGTTTTGAGTACACAGAGACTGAAAATAAGCAGATCGACAGCCTAACTTATAACGGCGTTGAAATTGCTGATGACGCAGAAATCTATGTTATTACTAACAACTACCGTGCGTCTAACGTAAAAATGCCTGGTGTTGATAAAGCCGTTCTTGTTAAAGAAGAAGCGGCATTTAACAACCGTGAGTTAGTGCAATACTACCTAGAAGACTCGCTAGCTGATAATCAAGGTGACGCGTCATTAGCATTCCCGAATGCCGAAGTGTTCCAACTTATAGCACCAAACACCGATAGCGTTTGGTTTGCATCAGCAACACTTGATGAAGCATTCCGCTGTGTTGACAGTGGTATCACAGGTCTTTCTACTACAAAAGAAGAAGAAACTAAAGCGGGTACTGAAGGCTTTACTAAGTTCCACTTTAACTTTGACTACAACGGTGAGTTTAACTGTGCGGCTAAAGCTAAGTAA
- a CDS encoding HD domain-containing phosphohydrolase — protein sequence MGGLDNISNKRFTIRVTVVGIFILATILTASIAIGLQYYFSKAMATDAAVKLYSHTANNTSGYLTQVDNRAINTTRLLSNFDDIVIDDAFNPEVRQAFAEVMQINPLFYAIYIGMPNGDFYELINLDANPNIRKQLNASHLDRWVIITISGQGGLRFREQSYLDEQFNLRVTHSEPSEYDARVRPWFVDANSQAVSKTEPYLFQHLQSPGQTYSIKLADSGAVLALDIALSSLSDYLLLQGGGAKKFEDKKIFLYKQSGELIASNQDRKTGIEIPESKPLRLTAKQQAMVENTEPILVSNETDWAPIDFAISGMPQGYSVELLNLVADMTGLELRYINGFSWKELTENYKANELDMLHSVIKTDETLLLGEFSEPFLELPYALVTQQGVPQITHIEQLNGKQVAIPTGWSIVEVIRQNYPLIEIVEMASTYAILHAVEEGAVFAALDSSIILHYTANQFFVEQIQFHEQLDFSPVELNTGLHIVMPNQDSAIIEIINLALANITPEQRQALRAKWFGEGEKQTLSTQGTVPFEALIDLASEPENQKRLIRREINGVEEFLYVTPLGEPLASSKEPLATSAEPSAGSKEPSATSKKSSAASKKPSAGSQEFFAIVVPAKQLLATSVEKVQQSILLTSICLLIILPVSWLFSSPIIRPVKLLAIENDKIKNRQYDEVKRVESNITELDELAESMMEMSSAIQAYEENQKELMESFIKLIAQAIDDKSPYTAGHCNRVPELGLMLADAAEKSQLAPFKDFKFHSADEHREFRIAAWLHDCGKITTPEYIVDKGTKLEAVYNRIHEVRMRFEVLWRDAEIDYLKRSASGSESNEFYLAELTEKRKQLTADFEFIAKANVGGEFMGQEAKARLAQLADITWQRHFDDRLGLSPVEELNLSEQASELSYPVTEPLLRDKSEHIIKRINQVEFDPKFGIKMAIPQHQYNLGELYNLTISRGTLTTEDRFKINEHVTSTIKMLENLPFPPELARVPRYASTHHETLKGTGYPRKLSAEDLSIPERILVVADIFEALTAADRPYKKAKPLSVAIDILHKMALDEHLDMDIFKLFLSSGIYLEYAHKFLVPAQINEVDVAKYLQSESMSKSA from the coding sequence ATGGGCGGTTTGGATAACATCAGTAATAAGCGATTTACCATTCGGGTGACTGTGGTGGGGATTTTTATCTTAGCCACAATTTTGACCGCATCGATTGCCATAGGTTTGCAATATTACTTCAGTAAAGCCATGGCTACAGATGCTGCGGTTAAGCTCTATAGTCATACAGCTAACAACACCAGTGGTTACCTCACTCAAGTCGATAATCGAGCGATTAATACCACACGTTTACTGTCAAATTTTGATGATATTGTTATCGATGACGCCTTTAATCCAGAGGTGAGACAGGCCTTCGCCGAAGTCATGCAGATCAACCCGCTGTTTTATGCCATCTACATAGGCATGCCCAATGGCGATTTTTATGAATTGATTAACTTAGATGCCAATCCAAATATTAGAAAACAGCTTAATGCATCCCATCTGGATCGCTGGGTCATCATCACAATAAGCGGCCAGGGAGGTCTACGCTTTAGAGAGCAGTCCTATCTCGATGAGCAATTCAATCTGCGTGTTACCCATTCCGAGCCTAGTGAGTACGATGCCAGAGTGAGACCCTGGTTTGTCGATGCCAATAGCCAAGCCGTTTCTAAGACTGAGCCGTACTTGTTCCAGCACTTACAATCACCAGGGCAAACTTATTCGATAAAACTCGCTGACTCGGGTGCGGTTCTCGCCTTAGATATTGCACTTTCAAGTCTGTCTGATTATCTGCTGTTGCAGGGGGGAGGCGCAAAGAAGTTCGAAGATAAAAAAATCTTTCTCTATAAGCAGAGTGGCGAGCTGATAGCATCGAACCAAGATAGAAAAACCGGCATTGAAATCCCGGAATCTAAACCGCTAAGGTTAACGGCTAAGCAGCAGGCTATGGTTGAAAATACTGAGCCCATATTAGTTTCTAATGAAACAGACTGGGCGCCGATTGATTTTGCTATTTCGGGCATGCCCCAAGGTTATAGTGTCGAACTGTTGAATTTAGTGGCGGATATGACGGGATTAGAACTGCGCTATATCAATGGTTTTAGCTGGAAAGAGTTAACCGAGAATTATAAAGCCAACGAGCTAGATATGCTGCACTCGGTAATCAAAACCGATGAAACCCTCTTACTGGGTGAGTTTAGTGAACCGTTTCTTGAGCTGCCTTACGCACTCGTTACCCAGCAGGGAGTGCCACAAATTACCCATATTGAGCAGCTCAACGGTAAGCAAGTTGCTATCCCTACGGGTTGGTCTATTGTCGAAGTCATTCGGCAGAACTATCCGTTAATTGAAATCGTTGAAATGGCTTCTACCTACGCCATATTGCATGCGGTTGAAGAGGGAGCCGTTTTTGCGGCGCTCGACAGTAGCATTATCTTGCACTACACGGCGAACCAGTTTTTTGTTGAACAGATTCAATTCCATGAGCAACTCGATTTCTCGCCAGTAGAGTTGAATACCGGTTTACATATTGTGATGCCTAATCAGGACTCGGCCATTATCGAGATAATCAATCTGGCGCTTGCCAATATAACTCCGGAGCAACGGCAAGCATTAAGAGCTAAATGGTTTGGTGAAGGAGAGAAGCAGACTCTATCGACCCAAGGAACCGTTCCCTTTGAGGCGCTTATAGATCTTGCAAGCGAGCCTGAAAACCAGAAACGACTGATTCGTCGTGAGATTAACGGTGTTGAGGAGTTCCTCTATGTCACCCCTCTTGGGGAGCCCTTAGCCAGTAGTAAAGAGCCCTTAGCCACAAGTGCCGAGCCCTCGGCTGGGAGTAAGGAGCCTTCAGCTACAAGTAAAAAGTCTTCAGCTGCAAGTAAAAAGCCTTCAGCCGGAAGTCAGGAGTTCTTTGCTATCGTGGTTCCGGCCAAGCAGTTATTGGCGACGAGTGTTGAAAAGGTGCAGCAATCTATCTTGCTCACCAGTATCTGTTTGTTAATTATCTTGCCTGTATCTTGGCTGTTCTCATCACCTATTATTCGCCCAGTAAAACTACTTGCCATCGAGAATGATAAGATAAAAAATCGCCAGTACGACGAAGTTAAACGGGTCGAGTCCAACATTACCGAGCTGGATGAACTGGCTGAATCTATGATGGAAATGTCGAGCGCGATCCAAGCTTATGAGGAGAATCAAAAGGAGTTGATGGAGTCTTTTATCAAGCTTATCGCCCAAGCGATCGATGATAAATCTCCCTATACCGCAGGCCACTGTAATCGCGTGCCCGAGCTTGGCTTAATGTTGGCTGATGCCGCTGAAAAGTCGCAGCTAGCCCCCTTTAAAGACTTCAAGTTTCATTCGGCCGATGAGCACAGAGAATTTAGAATTGCCGCCTGGTTACACGATTGCGGCAAGATCACCACCCCAGAATATATTGTCGATAAGGGCACTAAGCTTGAGGCGGTTTATAACCGTATTCATGAGGTGCGGATGCGTTTTGAGGTGCTTTGGCGTGATGCCGAAATTGATTACCTGAAGCGAAGTGCCTCAGGGAGCGAATCCAATGAATTTTATCTTGCTGAACTGACTGAAAAGCGCAAGCAATTAACGGCAGACTTTGAGTTTATTGCCAAGGCCAATGTCGGTGGTGAGTTTATGGGGCAAGAGGCCAAAGCACGCCTAGCCCAGCTTGCCGATATCACTTGGCAGCGTCACTTCGACGATAGGCTTGGTCTCTCGCCGGTAGAGGAACTCAACCTCAGTGAGCAAGCTAGCGAGCTCAGCTATCCTGTTACCGAACCGCTACTAAGAGATAAATCTGAGCATATTATCAAGCGCATCAATCAGGTGGAGTTTGACCCTAAATTTGGTATTAAGATGGCGATCCCGCAGCATCAATATAACTTAGGTGAACTCTATAACCTCACTATCTCTCGCGGCACCTTGACCACTGAAGACAGGTTTAAGATTAATGAGCATGTCACCAGCACCATTAAGATGCTGGAAAACTTACCGTTTCCGCCCGAGCTGGCAAGGGTGCCACGTTATGCCTCGACTCACCACGAAACCTTAAAAGGCACGGGTTACCCACGTAAGCTTAGCGCCGAAGACTTGTCGATCCCCGAACGGATCTTGGTGGTTGCCGATATATTCGAAGCGTTAACCGCGGCCGATAGGCCTTACAAGAAGGCCAAGCCTCTCAGTGTCGCCATAGATATCTTGCATAAGATGGCACTGGATGAACATCTGGATATGGATATCTTTAAGCTGTTTTTATCGAGTGGCATTTACTTGGAATACGCCCATAAATTCTTGGTTCCGGCACAGATTAATGAGGTCGATGTGGCCAAGTATTTACAGTCTGAATCTATGAGTAAGAGCGCTTAA
- a CDS encoding Qnr family pentapeptide repeat protein: protein MNRIDEQFEGNDFSHQDLSDSHFERCKFYNCNFNHTDLRDSRFVDCSFIESGSLSGCNFEYANLQDSSFKGCQLSMVSFTGANCFGVEFRNCDLKGANFLKASFANQISRQAYFCSVYITGCNLSYANFERQCIEKCDLFENKWTGANLYGASFKGSDLSRGDFSSDAWGQFNVRGCDLSYAELSGLDPRKVDLSNVKICMWQQEQLLAPLGVIVGAD from the coding sequence ATGAATAGAATAGATGAGCAATTTGAAGGGAATGATTTTAGTCATCAAGACTTGAGTGATTCACATTTTGAACGATGTAAGTTTTATAACTGTAATTTTAATCATACCGATCTCAGAGACAGCCGTTTTGTCGACTGCTCATTTATCGAGTCCGGTTCACTAAGCGGTTGCAACTTTGAGTATGCGAACTTGCAAGATTCGAGCTTCAAAGGTTGTCAGTTATCTATGGTGAGCTTTACTGGGGCTAATTGCTTCGGCGTGGAGTTTAGAAACTGCGACTTAAAGGGGGCTAACTTTCTTAAGGCGAGCTTTGCCAACCAGATCAGTCGACAAGCCTATTTTTGTTCTGTGTATATCACTGGCTGTAACTTGTCTTACGCTAATTTTGAGCGTCAATGCATAGAGAAGTGCGATCTATTTGAAAACAAATGGACTGGAGCAAATTTATATGGGGCATCGTTTAAGGGATCAGATTTGAGCCGGGGGGATTTTTCCAGTGATGCCTGGGGGCAGTTTAATGTGCGAGGCTGCGATCTTTCTTATGCTGAGCTATCAGGGTTAGACCCAAGAAAGGTGGATCTCAGTAATGTCAAAATATGTATGTGGCAGCAGGAGCAGCTATTAGCGCCTCTTGGAGTCATTGTTGGGGCTGACTAA
- a CDS encoding methyl-accepting chemotaxis protein — MLKKITTYFILTLSLLMVLSFYVSYNFFESWKNANIQKENDTVVNILNGTMSNALANAENSVNSLAKTFSGFEFDDETLNIMRSIVTESKGKYMGVYFSKPGGETFTYSSEVSGLMEGFNAKHLNREWFIVAMQGRNIVSLPYVSSTGETIITVSSPIRNSVNAIVGVLGIDIDITEELEKTNIQYVITSKDGHVLFADFSGESWKGKNIYELRPLYRNVSQVPFSYQNDNGDHYSVSRQDFNNQYDVFAFTRQNSIVDSRNELLTTVVIQLLLVGVILALVVFFIVRKEIDINLGEEPRELASKIRIFAEGNLMGVDFSRTGLVSMSLRDMQENIRNITQTTGAVTESLLENQALIESIIQENKSNAQNESLEVDQVASAILELSATAADVAQNAVLADTQTSEALNVVTLGSETLSRSEVISEQVNSSIKESVIIVNELRAYAEKISSVVHVITSISEQTNLLALNAAIEAARAGEQGRGFAVVADEVRSLAAKTQQSTIDIQNIISQLQEQSKKADESMINNSHMVEESNVIAKEIATAFNEILIKVESISDINRLVATASEQQSAVTLDVSHRVENINDTVQVSLNNAHTISDVNQDISSLIHKVKQEMAFFKVS, encoded by the coding sequence ATGTTAAAAAAGATCACCACCTATTTTATTTTGACACTATCATTATTAATGGTATTAAGTTTTTATGTTAGTTATAACTTTTTTGAATCTTGGAAAAACGCGAATATACAGAAAGAAAACGACACTGTTGTCAATATCCTTAATGGCACTATGTCCAATGCTTTGGCAAACGCTGAAAATAGCGTTAATAGTTTAGCTAAAACATTTTCAGGTTTTGAGTTTGACGATGAAACCTTGAATATCATGCGCTCAATAGTGACAGAGTCAAAAGGCAAATACATGGGGGTTTACTTCAGTAAACCCGGCGGTGAAACATTCACCTACTCGAGTGAAGTCAGTGGACTAATGGAAGGGTTTAACGCTAAACATTTGAATAGAGAATGGTTTATTGTTGCAATGCAAGGGCGTAACATTGTTTCCCTTCCCTATGTAAGTTCAACTGGTGAAACAATTATTACGGTTTCGTCGCCGATTAGAAATAGTGTTAATGCCATTGTGGGCGTGTTAGGTATCGATATCGATATCACTGAAGAGCTTGAAAAAACAAATATTCAATATGTGATAACAAGTAAAGATGGCCATGTTTTATTTGCGGATTTTAGTGGCGAATCATGGAAAGGTAAGAACATCTATGAATTAAGACCGCTATACCGAAATGTGAGTCAGGTTCCATTTTCATATCAAAATGATAATGGCGATCACTACAGTGTATCAAGGCAAGATTTTAATAATCAATATGATGTATTTGCATTTACCCGTCAAAATTCAATAGTAGACAGCAGAAATGAGCTGTTAACGACAGTGGTAATACAATTACTCCTTGTTGGCGTGATTTTGGCATTAGTCGTATTCTTTATAGTAAGAAAAGAGATTGATATTAATCTAGGAGAAGAGCCTAGAGAGCTGGCTTCGAAAATCCGTATTTTTGCTGAAGGGAATTTGATGGGTGTTGATTTCTCTCGCACGGGCTTGGTATCTATGTCGCTACGGGATATGCAAGAAAATATCAGGAATATTACCCAGACAACAGGAGCGGTAACTGAGTCATTGTTAGAAAACCAAGCCTTAATAGAGTCGATTATTCAAGAGAATAAGAGCAATGCACAAAATGAATCATTAGAAGTAGACCAAGTCGCATCGGCAATCCTAGAGCTTTCGGCAACAGCTGCTGATGTCGCCCAAAATGCGGTGCTAGCAGATACTCAAACATCTGAAGCGTTAAATGTTGTCACATTAGGCTCTGAAACACTCAGTCGTTCGGAAGTGATTTCAGAGCAAGTGAACAGCTCTATTAAAGAGTCTGTCATCATAGTCAATGAGCTAAGAGCTTATGCAGAGAAAATTAGTAGCGTTGTACATGTTATTACTTCAATTTCTGAGCAAACAAACCTACTGGCTTTAAACGCCGCTATTGAGGCTGCAAGAGCTGGTGAACAAGGCCGTGGCTTTGCCGTCGTTGCCGATGAAGTGCGCTCATTAGCAGCAAAGACCCAACAATCGACCATAGATATTCAAAACATTATTAGTCAGCTGCAAGAGCAATCAAAAAAGGCCGACGAATCCATGATTAATAATTCTCACATGGTAGAAGAGTCAAACGTGATTGCTAAAGAGATCGCCACCGCCTTCAATGAAATTTTAATAAAAGTTGAATCGATTTCAGATATCAATAGATTAGTTGCTACGGCATCTGAACAGCAGTCAGCTGTTACATTAGATGTTTCTCACCGCGTAGAAAACATCAATGATACTGTGCAGGTTAGTTTGAATAATGCCCATACCATCAGCGATGTGAATCAAGATATTTCTAGCTTAATTCATAAAGTTAAACAAGAGATGGCATTCTTTAAAGTCAGTTAG
- a CDS encoding BCCT family transporter, whose amino-acid sequence MSNLTQSVERKSTDENYLAAHPPERSDASTTNAFASPVLWLSGGFLVLFVLLAVFDTSALSSVIQVGFSKVTLWFGPFWQVLLLANFVIGLYLAFARTGDVTLGNLKAPEMDTFKWLAIILCTLLAGGGVFWAAAEPIAHFVSSPPFYGEAEGRRLAINALSQSFLHWGFLAWAILGSLAAIVLMHLHYDKGLPLQPRTLLYPIFGDRALNSWVGTLTDTFCIIAVAAGTIGPIGFLGLQISYALNELFGVQDTLITQSLVVVFAIAMYTLSALSGLSRGIQLVSRYNILLSVALIIFILLFGPTSFIVDGYMQGVARMVNDFVPMSLYRGDANWLSWWTVFFWGWFIGYGPMMAIFIARISRGRTIRQLILSISIIAPLITCFWFSVVGGSGLAFELANPGVIANAFEGFNLPGVLLAITSQLPMPTLIAILFLILTTTFIVTTGDSMTYTISVVVTGSTEPSGAMRAFWGILMGLVAIALIAMGSGGISALQSFIVITAVPVSFVLLPTLWQAPKMAKAMAEQQFGKASLNQQAERS is encoded by the coding sequence ATGTCGAATTTGACACAATCTGTTGAGCGTAAATCAACTGATGAAAATTACCTTGCGGCGCATCCGCCTGAGCGAAGTGATGCATCAACCACTAACGCCTTTGCCAGTCCTGTACTCTGGTTAAGTGGCGGCTTTCTCGTTCTCTTCGTACTGCTTGCTGTTTTCGATACCTCCGCTCTGTCCAGCGTCATTCAAGTTGGATTCTCAAAAGTGACCCTATGGTTTGGCCCTTTTTGGCAAGTTCTGCTGTTGGCTAACTTTGTGATTGGTCTCTACTTAGCCTTTGCTAGAACTGGCGATGTTACCTTGGGTAACCTTAAAGCGCCGGAAATGGATACCTTCAAATGGTTGGCTATTATCCTGTGTACCCTATTAGCGGGTGGTGGTGTATTTTGGGCGGCGGCAGAGCCTATCGCTCACTTTGTTTCTTCGCCGCCATTTTATGGTGAAGCTGAAGGTCGCAGGCTGGCAATCAATGCGTTATCGCAATCATTCCTGCATTGGGGCTTCTTAGCGTGGGCGATACTCGGTAGCTTGGCGGCAATCGTGTTAATGCATCTGCACTACGACAAAGGCTTACCGTTGCAACCTCGCACCTTGTTGTATCCCATTTTTGGCGACAGAGCGCTTAATAGCTGGGTTGGTACCTTAACCGACACTTTCTGTATTATTGCAGTGGCTGCGGGCACCATTGGCCCTATCGGCTTCCTTGGCCTGCAAATCAGCTACGCACTCAATGAACTTTTTGGTGTGCAAGATACCTTAATCACCCAAAGTTTGGTGGTAGTGTTTGCTATCGCCATGTATACCTTGTCGGCATTGAGCGGCCTTAGCCGCGGCATTCAGCTAGTTAGCCGCTACAATATTTTACTTTCAGTCGCACTCATCATCTTTATTCTATTATTTGGCCCAACCAGCTTTATTGTTGATGGTTACATGCAAGGCGTGGCGAGAATGGTGAATGATTTTGTGCCTATGTCGCTCTATCGTGGTGATGCCAACTGGCTAAGTTGGTGGACGGTATTTTTCTGGGGCTGGTTTATTGGTTATGGCCCTATGATGGCTATTTTCATTGCGCGTATTTCTCGTGGCCGCACGATTCGCCAATTGATCCTGTCGATTTCTATTATTGCACCGCTAATCACCTGTTTCTGGTTTAGTGTTGTTGGTGGTTCAGGTCTAGCATTTGAGCTCGCTAACCCTGGTGTTATTGCTAATGCATTTGAAGGCTTTAACTTACCAGGCGTGTTGCTGGCGATTACTTCACAGCTGCCAATGCCGACGCTGATAGCGATACTGTTTTTGATCCTTACGACTACCTTCATTGTTACTACGGGTGACTCGATGACTTACACCATTAGTGTGGTTGTCACCGGTTCTACCGAGCCTAGTGGGGCAATGCGTGCGTTTTGGGGCATATTGATGGGGCTGGTTGCTATCGCGCTAATTGCGATGGGCTCGGGCGGCATTTCCGCCTTACAATCCTTTATTGTGATCACCGCCGTTCCGGTCTCTTTTGTGCTACTACCTACTTTGTGGCAAGCGCCTAAAATGGCGAAAGCGATGGCGGAGCAGCAATTTGGCAAAGCCTCGCTTAATCAACAAGCAGAGCGCTCGTAG
- a CDS encoding glycine cleavage system protein R, translating to MKKTFVTTVSGVTEPDIIKSLAEITRKHGGEWQMSKVIKLGGQFTALFEVAIEAESQPQLESDFVAHFPALYFSYALVAERSPSAYQTAKFVFDCNDRPGLTRDIDSILAVLEVDVESLECHRLAVIGMGSPVFSSTLTLAIPESVTSKRVIESLEGLGDDVRVSQI from the coding sequence ATGAAGAAGACTTTTGTTACCACTGTCAGCGGTGTGACTGAACCAGACATAATTAAATCGTTGGCCGAGATCACCCGTAAACATGGTGGTGAATGGCAAATGAGTAAAGTCATTAAACTCGGCGGACAGTTTACTGCGCTGTTTGAGGTGGCTATCGAGGCTGAATCTCAGCCGCAACTTGAGTCTGACTTTGTGGCTCATTTCCCTGCGCTATACTTTTCCTACGCTCTAGTCGCTGAGCGCTCCCCTAGCGCATATCAAACCGCCAAATTTGTATTTGATTGTAATGACCGCCCCGGTTTAACACGAGACATTGACAGTATTTTGGCTGTTCTCGAGGTCGACGTTGAGTCGTTGGAATGTCACCGTCTAGCCGTTATCGGCATGGGGTCTCCGGTATTTTCCTCAACCTTAACCCTTGCTATTCCGGAGTCTGTAACCAGCAAGAGAGTGATTGAGTCACTCGAAGGCTTAGGTGATGATGTGAGAGTGAGCCAGATCTAA
- the ppnP gene encoding pyrimidine/purine nucleoside phosphorylase — translation MLAVNEYFEGQVKSISFAGADKPASVGVMEAGEYEFGTAAPEVMQVISGALTVLLPGQAEWQTFSAGEQFDVIGDAKFQVKVATQTAYLCIYG, via the coding sequence ATGCTAGCTGTAAATGAATATTTTGAAGGTCAGGTTAAGTCGATTTCTTTTGCTGGTGCTGACAAACCTGCATCTGTAGGCGTAATGGAAGCGGGCGAGTATGAATTTGGTACTGCGGCACCAGAAGTGATGCAAGTGATCTCAGGCGCGCTTACTGTGTTATTACCAGGCCAAGCTGAATGGCAAACCTTTAGCGCTGGTGAACAGTTTGACGTAATCGGCGATGCTAAGTTTCAAGTAAAGGTTGCCACTCAAACTGCATACCTTTGCATTTACGGTTAA
- a CDS encoding sel1 repeat family protein: MDVAKGMLWLRQAAALGLAEAQVDLATIEYNGFNGEPDFIKIYVWLDAASLQGNEVAKQRLKLIAAKLSEAELQQAQTISQRCIGSEFKQCEISPQAN; the protein is encoded by the coding sequence GTGGATGTCGCTAAAGGTATGCTGTGGCTGAGGCAAGCGGCAGCTCTCGGTTTGGCTGAAGCACAAGTCGATTTAGCGACAATTGAATATAATGGATTCAATGGCGAGCCTGACTTTATCAAAATTTATGTATGGCTAGATGCGGCGAGTTTACAAGGTAATGAAGTGGCTAAGCAGCGGCTAAAGCTGATTGCCGCCAAACTTAGCGAAGCAGAGTTACAGCAAGCACAGACTATTAGTCAGCGCTGTATCGGGAGTGAGTTCAAACAATGTGAGATTTCACCTCAGGCAAATTAA